Proteins found in one Aquibium microcysteis genomic segment:
- a CDS encoding aspartate kinase, whose amino-acid sequence MARIVMKFGGTSVADIARIRNVARHVKREVDAGHEVAVVVSAMAGKTNELVAWVQDASKAEGANFNIYDAREYDAVVASGEQVTSGLLALTLQAMGIHARSWQGWQIPIRTDNAHGAARIQDIDGSFLIKRFGEGQVAVIAGFQGIGPDNRIATLGRGGSDTSAVAIAAAVKADRCDIYTDVDGVYTTDPRIEPKARRLAKISFEEMLEMASLGAKVLQVRSVELAMVHKVRTFVRSSFEDPDAPGMGDLLNPPGTLICDEDEIVEQQVVTGIAYAKDEAQISLRRVADRPGVAAGIFGPLAEANINVDMIVQNISEDGSRTDMTFTVPSSDLGKALAVLDRSRETIGFELVQHDTGMAKVSVIGIGMRSHAGVAATAFKALSEKGINIRAITTSEIKISILIDGAYTELAVRTLHSVYGLDKQ is encoded by the coding sequence ATGGCGCGCATCGTGATGAAATTCGGCGGAACTTCGGTTGCCGACATCGCCCGGATCCGCAACGTGGCCAGGCACGTCAAACGCGAGGTGGACGCTGGCCACGAGGTGGCCGTGGTCGTATCGGCCATGGCCGGCAAGACCAACGAGCTGGTGGCCTGGGTGCAGGACGCCTCGAAGGCCGAAGGCGCGAATTTCAACATCTACGACGCGCGCGAATACGACGCCGTGGTGGCTTCGGGCGAACAGGTGACGTCCGGCCTGCTGGCGCTGACGCTGCAGGCCATGGGCATCCATGCCCGCTCCTGGCAGGGCTGGCAGATCCCGATCCGCACGGACAACGCGCATGGCGCCGCACGAATCCAGGATATCGACGGATCGTTCCTGATCAAGCGGTTCGGCGAGGGCCAGGTGGCGGTGATCGCCGGCTTCCAGGGCATCGGCCCGGACAACCGGATCGCAACGCTGGGGCGGGGTGGCTCCGACACCAGCGCGGTGGCCATCGCGGCCGCGGTGAAGGCCGACCGCTGCGACATCTACACCGACGTCGACGGCGTCTACACGACGGACCCGCGCATCGAGCCCAAGGCGCGGCGGCTGGCCAAGATCAGCTTCGAGGAGATGCTCGAAATGGCATCGCTCGGCGCCAAGGTGCTGCAGGTGCGCTCGGTGGAACTCGCCATGGTGCACAAGGTGCGCACCTTCGTGCGCTCCTCCTTCGAGGACCCCGACGCGCCCGGCATGGGCGATCTTCTCAATCCCCCCGGCACCCTCATTTGCGACGAGGACGAAATCGTGGAACAGCAGGTCGTTACCGGCATCGCCTACGCCAAGGACGAGGCCCAGATATCGCTCCGCCGCGTCGCCGACCGGCCGGGCGTCGCCGCCGGCATCTTCGGGCCGCTCGCGGAAGCCAACATCAACGTCGACATGATCGTCCAGAACATCTCCGAGGACGGATCGCGCACCGACATGACCTTCACGGTTCCGTCGAGCGACCTCGGCAAGGCGCTCGCCGTGCTCGACCGGTCGCGCGAAACCATCGGCTTCGAACTGGTGCAGCACGACACCGGCATGGCCAAGGTGTCGGTGATCGGCATCGGCATGCGCAGCCATGCGGGCGTGGCGGCCACCGCCTTCAAGGCGCTGTCGGAGAAGGGCATCAACATCCGCGCGATCACGACGTCGGAGATCAAGATCTCGATCCTGATCGATGGCGCCTATACCGAGCTTGCAGTGCGGACTTTGCATTCCGTCTACGGTCTGGATAAGCAATAG